The proteins below come from a single Corynebacterium cystitidis genomic window:
- a CDS encoding fibrinogen-like YCDxxxxGGGW domain-containing protein, which produces MKLHNYVSALVLGIALTLGLAAIPSQSAALATAQENNVEAPPRDGSSPERAAASCWAIKQENPGSPDGSYWLLSPGMEQPQEFFCDQTMDGGGWVMVGRGREGWDTYPQGQGDPAALTQRSRTPADFKPVQLPEKTINGLLSGRAVNSLNDGFRVVRATRTSGGPWQRVDIIPDRMKEWTWALPSEDSARFRFDGSRWYRTDVMDQPFGRNHGTGRIDLLMTRQRNYQGGFGFGTFVFGGNTDANNFLWTPTRRHPLPYSEVYLRPEIANDDPGFQRVPDAGTEAIEQRALVSNFAAPTDWGVTGNLTGRTAEGNSQGQAFAQIGDTIYVGGNFTAATQRSTRTNVPRTALAAFDKNTGELRHEFNVQFDNQVKALLAMPNGKLLVGGEFTTVNGQPRAGTVLLDPVTGAVDESWSLEVTSRLSNGIISVRSFALTDEHVYIGGAFTHLRDANRDWVYARSAARVSHTGAPDRDWNPAFNGSVIDIDTSSDGQRFYAGGYFTESNKNTAHKAAILSTAPGAAPVDPNWRFEGSARYSNNFQQAVQENGGLLFFGGSQHALFGYDTNTLERRSGSITKLDGGDFQAIAGNDDITYAGCHCSDNTYQGAYTWPPMNPDWQQVDNIQWFGAWDSQTGEQLGDFSPYFLRSNNAGAWSLFLDSDGALWAGGDFTGSRTSPTRAQWNGGFVKYPPRDAVAPATPQGAAIRGVTGEGVILEWSPIHDAAHYEIIRDDRVIATTTNTELTVAPGGENRFFIRAVDEAGNRSASTPLLHTEVDLDEVVDEAVLIAVGADWFYSYNAGTPQDDWAQPGADYGAWEIGAAPLGYGGTDLGTEFDVPAAAQRPITTWFAHQFEVPDPTTFSQATLSFIADDGAVVYVNGHEVNRTRMSEGPVSPTTFANAAISAARAAEERVEVEIPSYLLKRGTNTVAVESHLNYRASRSLTFDAQLEVTDFGPAPQPPARPIDLVPAGDDWAMWSQSAAPADDWMSSAQLNSWQTATAPVGWGHDQLATELNPPVAQRPVVSYFVRDFEFDSTEVSDPLNATVQITTRADDGAVVYLNGEEIGRKRISDGPVTHRTYANAAVNARRALEDLLVIELPVSVLREGNNRLAVSTHLNYRRTPSMSFDTNVQVVPHA; this is translated from the coding sequence GTGAAGTTGCACAATTATGTCTCTGCTCTCGTTCTCGGCATCGCACTTACCCTGGGCCTCGCCGCGATACCTTCCCAATCCGCCGCTCTGGCAACGGCTCAAGAAAACAATGTTGAGGCCCCACCACGCGATGGGTCCTCGCCGGAGCGAGCGGCTGCCTCATGCTGGGCGATCAAACAAGAAAACCCGGGTAGTCCCGACGGTAGCTATTGGTTACTTTCCCCAGGAATGGAGCAGCCGCAGGAATTCTTCTGTGATCAAACTATGGATGGTGGCGGCTGGGTCATGGTCGGACGTGGCCGCGAGGGGTGGGACACCTACCCCCAGGGGCAGGGAGATCCCGCTGCGCTCACCCAGCGCAGCAGGACCCCTGCGGACTTTAAGCCAGTGCAACTGCCTGAAAAAACAATCAACGGCCTGCTGTCCGGCCGGGCGGTCAACAGCCTCAACGATGGTTTTCGGGTGGTGCGTGCTACCCGAACATCTGGTGGGCCATGGCAAAGGGTAGATATCATTCCTGACCGTATGAAGGAGTGGACGTGGGCACTGCCGAGCGAGGATTCTGCTCGTTTCCGATTTGATGGCTCCCGCTGGTACCGCACTGATGTGATGGACCAACCATTTGGCAGAAACCACGGGACTGGAAGAATCGACTTGCTGATGACGCGGCAGCGTAATTACCAGGGTGGGTTTGGTTTTGGAACGTTTGTTTTTGGTGGCAATACTGACGCCAACAATTTCTTATGGACTCCTACCCGGAGGCATCCGCTGCCTTATTCCGAGGTGTACCTGCGTCCAGAGATTGCTAACGACGACCCTGGGTTTCAGCGGGTGCCGGATGCCGGTACTGAGGCGATTGAGCAACGCGCCCTGGTTTCCAACTTTGCTGCGCCGACCGACTGGGGTGTCACTGGTAACCTCACCGGTCGCACAGCAGAAGGAAACTCCCAGGGTCAGGCCTTTGCTCAGATCGGGGACACGATCTATGTTGGCGGTAACTTTACTGCAGCAACTCAGCGATCAACCCGAACCAATGTGCCCCGGACCGCTTTGGCAGCGTTTGACAAAAACACCGGTGAGCTGCGCCACGAGTTTAATGTGCAGTTTGATAACCAAGTCAAAGCTTTGTTGGCCATGCCCAATGGGAAACTCCTCGTTGGTGGTGAGTTCACCACGGTGAACGGACAGCCCCGGGCAGGCACTGTTCTTCTTGACCCGGTGACGGGTGCGGTGGATGAATCGTGGTCTTTAGAGGTGACCTCTCGTTTGTCCAACGGCATTATTTCCGTGCGTAGTTTCGCCCTGACAGATGAGCACGTGTACATTGGCGGTGCTTTTACACACCTGCGAGACGCGAACCGGGATTGGGTGTACGCGCGTTCAGCTGCACGTGTCTCCCACACCGGTGCACCAGACCGTGATTGGAATCCAGCATTTAACGGTTCTGTGATCGATATTGATACTTCTTCCGATGGCCAGCGGTTCTATGCCGGCGGCTATTTTACGGAATCAAATAAGAATACTGCGCATAAAGCTGCTATCTTGTCCACTGCTCCCGGAGCCGCGCCGGTGGACCCGAATTGGCGGTTTGAAGGTTCTGCACGTTATAGCAACAATTTCCAACAGGCGGTGCAGGAGAACGGTGGGCTGCTGTTTTTCGGTGGATCCCAGCACGCGTTGTTTGGTTACGATACCAATACATTGGAGCGGCGCTCAGGGTCCATCACAAAGCTTGACGGCGGTGACTTCCAGGCGATTGCAGGTAATGACGACATCACGTACGCGGGTTGTCACTGCTCAGACAACACTTACCAGGGTGCCTACACGTGGCCGCCGATGAACCCTGATTGGCAACAAGTAGACAATATTCAATGGTTTGGTGCCTGGGATTCACAAACGGGCGAACAGCTTGGGGATTTCAGCCCTTACTTCTTGAGGTCCAATAATGCTGGTGCGTGGAGCCTGTTCCTCGACTCCGATGGTGCTCTGTGGGCTGGCGGTGACTTTACTGGCTCACGCACCTCACCAACCAGGGCACAGTGGAACGGCGGTTTTGTGAAGTACCCGCCACGTGACGCAGTCGCTCCAGCAACGCCACAGGGTGCCGCAATTCGTGGTGTCACCGGCGAGGGAGTAATCCTGGAATGGAGTCCCATCCACGATGCAGCCCACTACGAAATCATCCGCGATGACAGAGTGATTGCGACAACGACGAACACCGAACTGACCGTTGCTCCCGGTGGTGAGAATCGCTTCTTTATCCGCGCTGTTGATGAGGCGGGGAATCGTTCAGCTTCGACTCCGTTGCTCCACACAGAGGTAGATCTTGACGAGGTTGTTGATGAAGCAGTCCTGATCGCCGTCGGTGCAGACTGGTTCTATTCCTATAATGCTGGCACACCGCAGGATGACTGGGCCCAACCAGGAGCGGATTACGGAGCGTGGGAGATCGGCGCTGCTCCTTTAGGCTACGGGGGTACTGATTTAGGCACCGAGTTTGATGTTCCTGCTGCTGCGCAACGACCAATCACCACGTGGTTTGCTCACCAATTTGAGGTCCCAGATCCAACAACGTTTTCGCAGGCAACCTTGAGTTTTATTGCTGATGATGGGGCAGTGGTATATGTCAACGGGCATGAGGTCAACCGTACCCGCATGTCTGAAGGACCTGTTTCGCCGACAACTTTTGCAAACGCCGCGATCTCAGCAGCTAGGGCTGCTGAGGAGCGGGTTGAGGTGGAGATTCCGTCCTACCTTCTTAAGCGAGGAACAAACACTGTCGCAGTGGAATCACATCTTAACTACCGGGCTAGCCGCTCCTTGACCTTTGATGCACAGTTGGAGGTGACTGACTTTGGCCCCGCACCGCAACCGCCAGCGCGTCCGATTGATCTTGTCCCTGCTGGGGATGACTGGGCAATGTGGTCGCAGTCTGCTGCCCCTGCTGATGATTGGATGAGTTCAGCTCAGCTCAATTCGTGGCAAACGGCAACGGCGCCGGTGGGGTGGGGGCATGACCAGCTTGCAACTGAGCTGAACCCACCGGTGGCTCAAAGACCAGTGGTGAGCTACTTCGTCCGTGATTTTGAGTTCGACTCCACTGAGGTATCGGATCCGCTCAATGCCACGGTGCAGATAACAACGCGTGCCGACGATGGCGCCGTGGTTTATCTCAACGGTGAAGAGATTGGACGGAAACGGATTTCTGATGGGCCTGTGACCCACAGAACCTATGCCAACGCTGCCGTTAATGCGAGACGTGCTCTCGAAGATTTATTGGTCATTGAGCTTCCTGTGTCTGTCCTGCGTGAAGGCAATAACCGGTTGGCTGTATCAACGCATCTGAATTACCGCAGGACGCCGTCAATGTCTTTCGACACGAATGTGCAGGTAGTACCTCATGCGTGA
- a CDS encoding WecB/TagA/CpsF family glycosyltransferase, producing MRENDSVESKRRESAKKRSASPTASPAVAATPAVKAFALSMNQPGTVATWLNHWSVQRARWSALAQIDLIGVDGTLLQMLLRTYGFPLSRTSADLVLPVFFGEVAEPGTRVALIGAKPGVAQRSAKKLQHTYRLVACGFDGYGQLGTLRDNPEELAQFAPDVIVLGLGAGLQDEVAVEFHRHFPQAIICTAGGWIDQFAAKQQYFPAWVHRLRLGWAWRIYHEPRRLLGRYTRDALGFLVGHRRVIRKILALPHQATITGLQRAETA from the coding sequence ATGCGTGAGAATGATTCGGTGGAGAGCAAACGCCGTGAATCCGCCAAGAAGCGTTCGGCTAGCCCCACGGCTAGCCCAGCGGTGGCAGCTACCCCCGCAGTGAAGGCCTTTGCCTTGAGCATGAACCAGCCCGGCACTGTAGCGACATGGCTGAATCATTGGTCTGTGCAGCGTGCTCGCTGGTCCGCGCTGGCTCAGATCGATCTGATTGGTGTTGATGGAACCTTGCTGCAAATGCTGTTGCGTACCTATGGGTTCCCCCTGTCGCGCACTTCGGCTGACTTAGTCCTCCCAGTATTCTTCGGTGAAGTGGCAGAACCTGGAACCCGGGTGGCATTGATTGGTGCAAAACCAGGAGTTGCGCAGAGAAGTGCCAAGAAACTACAACACACCTATCGTCTTGTTGCTTGTGGCTTCGACGGTTATGGGCAGTTGGGCACGTTGAGAGACAATCCAGAAGAGCTGGCCCAGTTTGCTCCTGATGTGATCGTGTTGGGGCTCGGGGCAGGTCTCCAAGATGAAGTGGCAGTGGAATTTCACAGGCATTTTCCCCAGGCCATTATCTGTACTGCCGGGGGCTGGATTGATCAGTTTGCTGCCAAGCAGCAGTACTTCCCCGCCTGGGTTCACCGGCTTCGATTGGGCTGGGCATGGCGAATTTATCATGAGCCACGCCGTCTGCTAGGTCGCTACACCCGTGACGCGTTGGGGTTCTTGGTCGGCCATCGTCGGGTGATTCGCAAAATCCTTGCGCTGCCACATCAGGCCACCATCACTGGTCTACAACGCGCCGAGACAGCATAA
- a CDS encoding O-antigen ligase family protein, with amino-acid sequence MSQLTRSVLPAWPVTLPFAAYVVWWLVGVGDFIWIIAAALMVLTWAGRKNMRFPVVMWLWLVYLIWVVASLAMNDTTGRALGAIYRFLLYASAGLFALHIFNARTTVTVRRMGNAMVWFLVGMTAAGYLALAFPTLTIRTPMSYLIPNSLQQNELIADMVIRHTTHWNPDAWIEQAVRPVAPFLYANTWGNVYSLLLPLVLIHLWVMWHTRQRWWIIAVILLSVLPALSTLNRGMFIGLAVVGVWVAVQALRRGAFLITGMWAAVGALALGGWVASPFGFNLIARVTQTESTQDRRVLYRDTIAGTMESPLFGFGSPRPAAESWLPSVGTQGQLWTVMYSHGFIGLGLFLGFLVCVLALMWKRQDPVGAVLGGIVAATLVETIFYGMMTGIFITMVAVGLGLRADTIVNSSDRPGKLTRTRSTAGRFG; translated from the coding sequence ATGTCGCAGTTGACGCGGTCTGTTCTTCCCGCATGGCCGGTCACGTTACCGTTTGCAGCCTATGTTGTTTGGTGGCTTGTCGGAGTCGGGGATTTCATTTGGATTATTGCCGCAGCACTGATGGTGCTGACCTGGGCCGGACGAAAAAACATGCGCTTTCCGGTGGTGATGTGGTTGTGGTTGGTCTACTTGATCTGGGTAGTGGCATCGCTAGCCATGAATGACACCACAGGAAGAGCACTCGGAGCGATCTATCGGTTTCTTCTTTATGCCAGCGCTGGCCTATTTGCACTCCATATCTTTAATGCGCGAACGACAGTGACTGTGCGGCGCATGGGGAATGCAATGGTGTGGTTTCTTGTTGGCATGACAGCGGCTGGCTACCTGGCACTCGCTTTCCCGACCTTAACAATACGCACCCCCATGTCATACCTCATTCCGAACTCACTGCAACAGAATGAATTGATCGCAGACATGGTGATTCGCCATACCACGCACTGGAATCCGGACGCGTGGATTGAACAGGCTGTGCGGCCTGTCGCCCCGTTTCTCTACGCCAATACATGGGGAAATGTGTACTCGCTGCTGCTTCCGCTGGTGCTCATCCACCTGTGGGTGATGTGGCATACCCGCCAACGATGGTGGATTATCGCTGTGATACTGCTCAGTGTGCTTCCTGCGCTTAGTACGCTTAATCGTGGCATGTTCATCGGTCTTGCAGTGGTGGGTGTGTGGGTCGCGGTGCAGGCCCTGCGTCGTGGAGCGTTCCTAATCACAGGTATGTGGGCGGCAGTGGGCGCCCTCGCGCTCGGAGGATGGGTAGCATCCCCGTTCGGGTTCAATCTGATTGCCCGGGTAACACAGACCGAGTCGACGCAAGACCGTCGCGTGTTGTACAGAGACACCATCGCAGGGACGATGGAATCGCCCCTGTTCGGCTTCGGTTCACCACGGCCTGCTGCAGAGTCGTGGCTGCCTTCTGTCGGTACTCAGGGCCAGCTGTGGACGGTAATGTACTCGCACGGCTTTATCGGCCTAGGCCTTTTCCTCGGATTCCTTGTCTGCGTCCTGGCGCTGATGTGGAAGCGCCAGGACCCTGTTGGTGCGGTACTCGGTGGTATTGTTGCCGCAACACTGGTTGAAACCATATTTTACGGAATGATGACCGGTATCTTTATCACGATGGTTGCAGTTGGTCTTGGGCTGCGGGCAGACACAATCGTTAACAGTTCGGATCGTCCGGGAAAGTTAACTCGGACAAGGTCCACAGCTGGCCGTTTCGGGTGA
- the cydC gene encoding thiol reductant ABC exporter subunit CydC: MSDARYLVQLAGVRRRDIVLSVLAGSITLLAALALTVLSGWLITRAWEMPPVLHLSVAITAVRALGISRAVFRYIDRLVSHKLGLRALTTLRARVYDAMAHSAHPVSRGEGHIRLVADTERVTDFIVRTVIPVGVALVLSVAAVAFTAWLHPLAAVVMALAMAATGILIPWIAVRVNARRSHIDAADDFQVRLDAVLEHRVEYQAAGRADAQLEAAVEASRRSSAEMVAAQRPEALSDGIQAWATGIAALLVTVIAVTGYSGNPVWLGMLVMIPLAAFEAHGPLATAAIHGADASVSVRRLRGLVDTRSQDHPERTETSAVHARDLHTVYGDTVWNFCLPAGDRMLVRGPSGCGKTTMLETVAGLVPVASGQVTRPASARFFAEDGWLFSTSVRENIHVAAPEATDALMAEVLEAVGFEFDLDFVLADGAESLSSGQRRRLLLARALCSDADVLLLDEPTEHLSPDAADAVLDMLLHQPLPGARAWRTVIVVAHTDGPVGVEVFKPVG, translated from the coding sequence ATGAGTGATGCTCGTTATCTTGTGCAGCTGGCTGGTGTGCGCCGCCGCGATATTGTGCTCAGTGTGTTGGCCGGTTCTATCACATTACTGGCGGCGCTGGCGCTGACTGTGTTGTCGGGCTGGCTGATCACACGTGCGTGGGAAATGCCCCCGGTATTGCACCTGTCGGTAGCAATTACTGCCGTCCGTGCTTTGGGTATTTCGCGGGCGGTGTTTCGCTATATCGACCGGTTGGTCTCCCACAAATTGGGCCTTCGTGCCCTGACGACGCTGCGGGCTCGCGTGTACGACGCGATGGCACATTCTGCGCACCCCGTCAGCCGTGGCGAAGGCCATATCCGGCTGGTGGCTGACACTGAACGGGTCACGGATTTCATCGTCCGCACGGTGATCCCGGTGGGTGTGGCACTTGTGTTGTCCGTTGCAGCCGTTGCGTTTACTGCGTGGCTGCACCCTCTCGCAGCTGTCGTGATGGCGTTGGCGATGGCTGCAACAGGGATCCTCATTCCATGGATTGCGGTGCGCGTGAACGCCCGCCGCAGCCACATCGACGCAGCCGATGATTTCCAGGTTCGCCTCGATGCTGTGCTGGAGCACCGCGTGGAGTACCAGGCTGCGGGGCGTGCCGACGCACAATTAGAAGCGGCTGTTGAAGCATCGCGCCGCTCCAGTGCTGAAATGGTAGCAGCACAACGCCCGGAGGCGCTGTCCGATGGGATTCAGGCCTGGGCTACCGGTATCGCAGCGCTGTTAGTCACCGTGATTGCGGTTACTGGCTACTCAGGGAATCCGGTGTGGTTAGGCATGCTCGTGATGATTCCTCTCGCGGCGTTTGAGGCTCACGGCCCCCTTGCTACGGCAGCCATTCACGGTGCGGACGCGTCCGTGTCGGTGCGCAGGCTGCGAGGGCTCGTCGATACGCGGAGCCAAGACCACCCCGAGCGGACTGAGACCTCTGCAGTGCACGCCCGCGACTTGCACACCGTTTATGGAGATACCGTGTGGAATTTCTGTCTACCCGCTGGTGACCGAATGCTGGTGCGCGGACCATCAGGCTGCGGCAAGACCACAATGCTGGAAACGGTGGCGGGCCTCGTACCTGTGGCTTCCGGACAGGTGACCCGGCCTGCATCTGCCCGTTTTTTCGCCGAAGACGGATGGCTCTTTTCCACCTCCGTGCGCGAAAATATTCATGTGGCGGCACCTGAAGCCACCGACGCACTCATGGCGGAAGTACTCGAGGCAGTCGGGTTCGAGTTCGACCTCGACTTCGTGCTTGCCGACGGTGCCGAGTCCCTATCCAGCGGGCAGCGTCGCCGCCTGTTGTTGGCGCGTGCATTATGCAGTGATGCTGACGTGCTGCTTCTCGACGAGCCAACCGAGCACCTCTCCCCCGATGCCGCAGACGCAGTGCTGGACATGCTGCTCCACCAGCCACTGCCAGGGGCCCGTGCGTGGCGCACCGTGATCGTGGTTGCGCACACCGACGGGCCGGTGGGGGTAGAGGTGTTCAAGCCTGTGGGTTAA
- a CDS encoding ABC transporter ATP-binding protein/permease, producing MASPVDPRLIQLVPPVRRLLWRTGVAQGLTTALVIARGVLIGVIAASAVTGREVNDRGLVAALAVVVIAHGVVAWWAKRSSNTAVGDTVDVLREQGLRALSRRDPREVQENAGTWRHVLTQGLEDFRPYLTDFLPSLIALVIATPAALITVFVFDWVSGVFALVTLPLIPAFMILIGKLTDSHTKRRLRVTSGLGQQLADLLAGAPTLGAMHATEQPGRQIRETGQRHEKATMGVLRLAFLSSFALEFLATLSVALVAVSIGLRLVYGEMDLVAGLVVLIIVPEVFNPVRQVGTNYHAAVDGLEAAEQLLTLIDAQPAVSGSYRRRANAGEGLRATDLTVQGRDGARPAHLSFEATPGSITVLAGPNGSGKSTVFLATLGVLPDSSVSGCITVDDDIAYLPARPATVPGTVEDNLVLLGSSTSDDTREAVALDVPLDHPVGPRGDGVSAGQLQRIGLSRTLAKPSRVVLLDEPTAHLSPDLVPVVLDAVRARADDGCAIVVASHDHRVLEIADEVVWL from the coding sequence GTGGCTTCACCGGTTGATCCCCGACTGATCCAACTCGTTCCGCCCGTGCGTCGCCTCCTGTGGCGCACGGGCGTCGCCCAAGGTCTTACTACGGCGCTTGTCATTGCCCGTGGCGTGCTCATCGGTGTGATCGCTGCCTCTGCGGTGACCGGCAGGGAGGTCAACGACCGTGGACTCGTTGCAGCACTCGCCGTTGTGGTCATCGCCCATGGCGTGGTCGCGTGGTGGGCCAAGCGCTCCTCCAATACCGCCGTGGGCGACACCGTCGACGTGCTGCGCGAGCAAGGACTGCGCGCCCTGTCCCGGCGCGACCCCCGCGAAGTCCAGGAAAATGCGGGCACGTGGCGTCACGTGCTCACCCAGGGGCTGGAAGATTTCCGCCCCTACCTCACCGATTTCTTGCCGTCGCTCATCGCGCTTGTGATCGCCACTCCCGCAGCGCTGATCACGGTATTCGTGTTTGACTGGGTGTCCGGCGTGTTCGCTCTGGTCACGCTGCCGCTGATACCGGCGTTTATGATTTTGATTGGCAAACTCACCGACTCCCATACGAAGCGTCGCCTCCGCGTCACCTCGGGTCTCGGCCAGCAATTGGCTGACCTGCTCGCTGGCGCGCCGACGTTAGGTGCGATGCACGCCACCGAACAGCCCGGCCGCCAGATCCGCGAGACCGGCCAGCGCCATGAAAAAGCCACAATGGGTGTGCTACGGCTGGCGTTTTTATCGTCGTTTGCCCTGGAGTTTCTGGCCACTTTGTCGGTGGCTCTTGTTGCCGTCAGTATCGGTCTGCGTTTGGTGTACGGCGAGATGGACTTAGTGGCAGGCCTGGTGGTGCTCATTATCGTGCCTGAGGTTTTTAACCCGGTGCGCCAAGTGGGGACGAATTATCACGCAGCTGTTGACGGGTTGGAAGCAGCCGAGCAGCTTCTCACGCTCATCGACGCCCAGCCAGCCGTCTCGGGTAGTTATCGCAGGCGTGCCAACGCCGGGGAGGGCCTGCGTGCCACCGACCTCACCGTGCAGGGCAGGGATGGGGCGCGGCCGGCGCATCTCTCATTCGAGGCCACCCCGGGTTCCATCACGGTACTGGCTGGGCCAAATGGTTCCGGCAAGTCCACCGTGTTTCTGGCGACCCTGGGCGTTTTACCCGACAGCAGCGTCAGTGGTTGCATCACTGTGGACGATGACATTGCCTACCTGCCAGCGCGCCCGGCGACTGTACCGGGCACGGTTGAAGACAATTTAGTTCTGCTGGGCTCGTCGACAAGCGATGATACCCGGGAAGCGGTGGCCTTGGATGTTCCTCTCGACCATCCAGTTGGGCCGCGGGGCGACGGGGTGTCGGCAGGCCAACTGCAGCGCATCGGTCTGAGTAGGACGTTGGCGAAGCCCTCCCGCGTGGTGCTTCTCGACGAGCCGACCGCGCACTTGTCCCCCGACCTTGTGCCCGTGGTACTAGATGCTGTGCGTGCGCGTGCCGACGATGGCTGTGCGATCGTGGTGGCAAGCCACGATCACCGAGTGCTTGAGATTGCTGATGAGGTGGTGTGGCTATGA
- a CDS encoding flippase, translating to MKRSMNRRGGAAVGTGKEDVERRELARGSALSFVGSVTSAVLGFVLTIVITRLLGADGAGIVFQATGVFAVVMAFAKFGMDSTSVYLLPRLLVDDPRQVRGALNACLAIAVGFGLVLVAIVELLAPWLWGDQREELLHSVQAIVLFVPFGAVFLILSASLRALGSVVEYVLVSNIAVPVLRPPLVAIAAVAVGSAVAVSVAWAVPLAMMALVAGLLILRRLRVIEAGVPGPIFPGRPRWVEIWKFSVPRTIAAGLEQAIVWFDILLVGWLASDYAAGIYGGATRFVQAGLLVDAALRVIVSPRFSALLHQGASKQVQALYVTASSWLVLLGTPAYVLLAFFSPVFLELLGDEFTQGSVALSILAVGMAITFLAGNIHSLLIMSGRSGWAATNKFIVLIVNVTGNLLLIPHFGIEGAAIAWALCMALDAALASIQVRIFLRITPSLIDVVRPFLIVVISFGVPALLVRSQVGNSLAGMLFTVLAGGILYCAACWWWRKPLRISGLTSMVSKRK from the coding sequence GTGAAACGTTCGATGAACAGAAGGGGAGGGGCCGCGGTGGGCACAGGCAAGGAAGATGTCGAGCGACGTGAACTGGCGCGCGGAAGTGCTTTGAGCTTTGTTGGTTCTGTTACAAGTGCGGTGCTTGGTTTTGTGCTCACTATCGTGATTACGCGCCTTTTGGGTGCTGACGGAGCCGGAATAGTTTTTCAGGCCACAGGTGTGTTCGCGGTGGTTATGGCTTTCGCGAAGTTTGGAATGGACTCCACCTCGGTGTACTTGCTACCACGATTGCTTGTCGACGATCCCCGCCAGGTCCGTGGCGCACTTAATGCGTGCCTGGCAATAGCGGTGGGATTCGGGTTGGTGCTGGTGGCAATAGTTGAGTTGCTTGCCCCTTGGCTGTGGGGCGACCAGCGCGAGGAATTACTGCACTCTGTGCAGGCAATCGTGTTGTTTGTCCCCTTTGGTGCTGTTTTTCTCATTTTGTCTGCATCACTTCGCGCTCTGGGGTCTGTGGTGGAGTATGTGCTGGTGTCCAACATTGCGGTTCCTGTGCTCCGACCTCCACTTGTCGCTATCGCGGCGGTAGCTGTTGGATCAGCGGTGGCGGTCAGTGTTGCGTGGGCGGTACCGCTTGCCATGATGGCGCTGGTAGCAGGGCTTCTGATACTGCGTCGGTTGCGTGTTATCGAAGCAGGTGTACCTGGCCCGATCTTTCCCGGGCGGCCGCGGTGGGTAGAGATCTGGAAATTCTCCGTGCCGCGGACAATAGCCGCCGGCCTCGAGCAGGCCATTGTCTGGTTTGATATTCTCCTGGTGGGGTGGCTGGCTAGCGATTATGCAGCGGGTATCTATGGCGGTGCGACACGATTTGTCCAAGCCGGTTTGCTGGTTGATGCTGCATTGCGGGTTATAGTGTCTCCCCGCTTTTCGGCTTTGCTGCACCAGGGGGCTAGCAAACAAGTACAAGCACTCTATGTCACAGCTTCATCGTGGCTGGTGTTGCTGGGCACTCCGGCATATGTTCTGCTTGCCTTTTTCTCCCCAGTGTTTCTGGAGCTATTGGGAGACGAATTTACGCAGGGTTCAGTAGCACTGAGCATCCTGGCCGTTGGTATGGCGATTACTTTTTTGGCCGGAAATATTCACTCGCTGCTAATCATGAGTGGCCGTTCTGGCTGGGCTGCAACAAACAAGTTCATTGTTTTGATCGTCAATGTCACCGGAAACCTCCTGTTGATCCCGCATTTCGGGATTGAGGGGGCCGCAATCGCGTGGGCATTGTGTATGGCTTTGGACGCAGCACTTGCTTCGATCCAGGTCAGGATCTTCCTCCGGATTACTCCGAGTTTGATTGACGTTGTCCGGCCTTTTCTCATCGTGGTTATTTCTTTTGGGGTACCAGCTTTATTGGTTCGGTCGCAAGTGGGCAATTCGCTTGCCGGGATGCTCTTTACGGTTCTTGCCGGTGGCATTCTGTACTGCGCCGCGTGTTGGTGGTGGCGTAAGCCACTGCGGATCTCTGGTTTAACGTCGATGGTAAGTAAGAGGAAATAG